In a genomic window of Gossypium arboreum isolate Shixiya-1 chromosome 9, ASM2569848v2, whole genome shotgun sequence:
- the LOC108456963 gene encoding protein TPLATE codes for MDILFAQIQADLRSNDALRQSSALLSALQQSAAGRDISIIAKSAVEEIVAAPASAVCKKLAFDLIRSTRLTADLWDSVSTGIRNDFHFPDPDVVAAAVSILAAIPSYSLAKLITDSNAEISACFDSPSDNLRFSITETLGCVLARDDLVTLCENNVNLLDKVSAWWARIGQNMLDKSDTVSKVAFESVGRLFQELDSKRMSRLAGDKLVDSENSLAIRSNWVSSMVDFVWKKRSTLMARSLILPVESFRATVFPLVYAVKAVASGGLEVIRKISKGSKVNGTVVDSNAEKLVGVSDLVTHLAPFLASSLEPALIFDVGINMLYLADVPGGKPEWASQSIIAILTLWDRQEFASARESIVRAVVTNLHLLDLHMQVSLFKRLLLMVRNLRAESDRMHALACICRTALCVDLFAKESVRRGQKPLAGTDIASLFEDPSVKDDLHNVTSKSLFREELVATLVESCFQLSLPLPEQKNSGMESRVIGALAYGTGYGALNWTETALEVVEVCRPCVKWDCDGRTYAVDCYLKLLVRLCHIYDTRGGVKRVKDGASQDQILNETRLQNLQRDLVKDLREVSTSRICARLLWAISEHINLEGLDPLLADDPEDPLNIIVSNIHKVLFNADASTDTTNRPQDVQAALLCAQRLGSRHARAGQLLSKELEEFRTSTLADSVNKHQCRMILQRIKYISNRPESRWVGASEARGDYPFSHHKLTVQFYDASAAQDRKLEGLVHKAILELWRPDPSELTLLLTKGIDSASLMVPPTARTLTGSSDPCYIEAYHLADAGDGRITLHLKVLNLTELELNRVDVRVGLSGSLYFMDGSPLAVRQLRNLVSQDPVLCSVTVGVSQFERCGFWVQVLYYPFFGSGTVGDYDGDYSEEDPQIMRLKRSLRPELGEPVILRCQPYKIPLTELLLPHKISPVEFFRLWPSLPAIVEYTGTYIYEGSGFKATAAQQYGSSPFLSGLKSLYFKPFHRVCSHIIRTVAGFQLCYAAKTWHGGFLGMMIFGASEVSRNVDLGDETTTMMCKFVVRASDASIAKQIESDPQGWLDDLTDGGVEYMPEDEVKVAAAERLRISMERIALLKAAQPKKTLKTEDKAEDEESDEDKDDEDKEKKRKKEGEEDDKPKGPSTLSKLTAEEAEHRALQAAVLQEWHMLCKDRSMKVG; via the exons atggATATTCTTTTTGCTCAAATTCAAGCGGATCTCCGCTCAAACGATGCTCTCCGCCAGTCCAGCGCTCTTCTCTCCGCCCTCCAACAATCCGCCGCCGGTCGCGACATTTCCATAATTGCCAAATCCGCCGTTGAAGAAATCGTCGCCGCCCCTGCCTCCGCCGTCTGCAAAAAGCTCGCCTTCGACCTCATCCGATCCACTCGTTTAACCGCCGACCTTTGGGATTCTGTCTCTACCGGCATCCGTAACGACTTCCACTTCCCCGATCCCGATGTCGTTGCTGCTGCAGTCTCCATCCTCGCTGCCATCCCTTCTTATTCCCTCGCCAAACTTATCACCGATTCCAATGCCGAGATCTCTGCTTGTTTCGATTCCCCTTCCGATAACCTCCGGTTCTCCATCACCGAGACTCTAGGATGTGTTCTCGCTAGAGACGATCTCGTAACGTTGTGTGAAAACAATGTTAATCTTCTCGATAAGGTATCAGCTTGGTGGGCTCGGATTGGGCAGAATATGTTGGACAAGTCCGACACGGTTTCAAAGGTAGCATTTGAATCCGTGGGGAGATTATTTCAGGAATTGGATTCAAAAAGGATGAGCAGATTAGCTGGTGATAAGCTTGTTGATAGTGAAAATTCTTTGGCTATAAGGTCAAATTGGGTTTCTTCAATGGTTGATTTCGTTTGGAAAAAACGCAGCACTTTAATGGCAAGGTCATTGATTTTACCGGTTGAGAGTTTTCGAGCAACTGTTTTTCCTTTAGTTTATGCAGTTAAGGCAGTGGCTTCGGGGGGATTGGAAGTTATAAGGAAGATTTCAAAGGGTTCTAAAGTGAATGGGACTGTGGTGGATTCCAATGCGGAGAAATTAGTTGGTGTGTCGGATTTAGTCACTCATTTGGCTCCATTTCTGGCATCTTCGCTGGAACCTGCGTTGATTTTTGACGTCGGGATTAATATGTTGTATTTGGCTGATGTGCCTGGAGGGAAGCCTGAGTGGGCTTCACAGTCAATAATTGCTATTTTGACACTTTGGGATAGACAGGAGTTTGCTTCTGCTAGAGAAAGTATTGTTCGAGCTGTTGTTACTAATCTTCATTTGCTTGATCTTCATATGCag GTATCATTGTTCAAGAGGCTGCTTCTTATGGTAAGAAACCTGCGTGCAGAATCGGACCGAATGCATGCTTTAGCCTGTATTTGTCGGACAGCTTTATGTGTTGATCTCTTTGCAAAGGAAAGTGTTCGAAGAGGCCAGAAACCTCTTGCCGGAACTGATATAGCTTCTCTTTTTGAGGATCCTAGTGTAAAAGATGATCTTCATAATGTTACAAGTAAAAGCTTGTTCAGAGAGGAGTTGGTAGCAACTCTTGTTGAAAGTTGCTTCCAGTTGTCATTACCTTTACCTGAACAAAAGAATTCAGGTATGGAGAGTAGAGTGATTGGAGCCTTGGCATATGGAACAGGATATGGTGCATTAAACTGGACAGAGACAGCTCTGGAAGTGGTGGAAGTTTGTAGGCCTTGTGTCAAATGGGACTGTGATGGAAGGACTTATGCAGTTGATTGCTATTTGAAGCTGCTTGTTCGGCTCTGCCATATTTATGATACCCGGGGAGGTGTGAAAAGAGTCAAAGATGGGGCTTCCCAAGACCAAATCTTAAATGAGACGAGATTGCAGAACTTACAGCGTGATCTTGTAAAAGATCTGCGTGAG GTAAGTACCTCGAGAATATGTGCACGTCTTCTTTGGGCTATTTCAGAACACATAAACCTAGAAGGCCTGGATCCACTTCTTGCTGATGATCCTGAGGATCCTCTAAACATCATCGTGTCAAATATCCACAAAGTCCTCTTCAATGCGGATGCATCTACTGATACAACAAATAGGCCTCAAGATGTTCAGGCTGCTCTTCTATGTGCTCAGCGGTTGGGATCTCGTCATGCTAGGGCTGGCCAGTTACTATCAAAGGAGCTCGAAGAGTTCAGAACCAGTACCTTGGCCGATTCTGTCAACAAGCATCAGTGCCGTATGATTTTGCAGAGAATTAAATACATCTCTAACCGCCCTGAAAGCAG gtGGGTAGGGGCTAGTGAAGCTAGAGGAGACTACCCATTTAGCCACCATAAACTGACTGTTCAGTTTTATGATGCATCAGCTGCCCAAGATAGAAAACTGGAAGGGTTGGTTCATAAGGCTATTTTGGAGCTTTGGAGGCCAGACCCTAGTGaattaacacttttactaacaaaGGGAATAGACTCCGCATCACTTATGGTTCCGCCAACTGCTCGTACTTTGACTGGGAGCAGTGATCCCTGCTACATTGAGGCCTATCATCTGGCAGATGCAGGAGATGGAAGGATCACTCTACATCTAAAG GTTCTTAACTTAACGGAATTGGAACTAAATCGTGTTGATGTGAGGGTTGGATTATCTGGTTCTTTGTATTTTATGGATGGGTCTCCTCTAGCAGTACGGCAGTTGCGTAATCTTGTTTCTCAG GATCCCGTGCTTTGCAGTGTGACAGTAGGTGTTTCTCAATTTGAAAGATGTGGCTTTTGGGTTCAAGTCTTATACTACCCATTCTTTGGAAGTGGTACTGTAGGAGATTATGATGGTGACTATTCTGAAGAGGATCCACAAATTATGAGGCTAAAGAGAAGCTTAAGGCCAGAACTAGGAGAACCTGTGATTTTGAGGTGTCAGCCTTACAAAATTCCATTGACCGAGCTTCTCTTGCCACATAAAATTTCACCTGTCGAGTTTTTCCGTCTATGGCCTAGTTTGCCAGCTATTGTGGAATACACTGGCACATACATTTATGAAGGAAGTGGCTTCAAGGCTACTGCTGCGCAGCAGTATGGGTCTTCTCCATTTTTGAGTGGACTGAAATCACTGTATTTCAAGCCTTTCCACAGAGTTTGTTCACACATCATTCGCACTGTGGCTGGATTTCAG CTATGTTATGCTGCAAAAACTTGGCATGGGGGCTTCTTGGGCATGATGATTTTTGGAGCTAGTGAAGTGAGCAGGAATGTTGATTTGGGTGACGAAACAACAACCATGATGTGCAAATTTGTGGTCCGAGCTTCAGATGCATCAATTGCTAAACAGATCGAATCAGATCCGCAAGGTTGGTTGGATGACCTGACTGATGGGGGTGTTGAATACATGCCCGAAGATGAGGTGAAGGTGGCAGCCGCGGAGAGGCTCAGAATTTCAATGGAACGAATAGCGTTGTTAAAGGCTGCACAGCCAAAGAAAACTCTGAAAACCGAGGATAAAGCAGAGGATGAGGAGAGTGACGAAGACAAAGACGATGAAGATAaagagaagaaaaggaagaaagaaggggAGGAAGATGATAAACCAAAAGGCCCTTCAACGCTGTCGAAGCTAACCGCAGAAGAAGCGGAGCACCGCGCACTGCAAGCAGCTGTGCTACAGGAATGGCACATGTTGTGTAAAGATCGAAGCATGAAAGTGGGTTAA
- the LOC108454192 gene encoding COP9 signalosome complex subunit 3-like: protein MNTVEGLVNQIQGLSTTASDVLSLQNLLKQADDSLHAESTRLFPFLDQLDPSKHSLGYLYFLEACTAGPVTKEQAGSYVLMIARFITSCIAGQIRLAPDKFITVCKRFKDQVLLLEEPLRGVAPMLTAIRKLQSSSEHLTALHPEFLLLCLLSRCYKAGLSILEEDVFEVDQPRDLFLFCYYGGMISIGQKWFQKALELLHNVVTAPMSTVNAIAVEAFKKYILVSLIHHGQSPANLPKYASSVAQRNLKNLCQPYIELANSYSNGKIADIETYVEANKDKFESDNNLGLVKQAVSSMYKRNIQRLTQTYLTLSLQDIANRVQLNSPKEAEMHVLQMIKDGEIYATINQKDGMVRFLEDPEQYKTCEMIEHIDSSIQRLMTLSKKLNGVDELMSCDPLYLLKAGRERQRFDFDDFDNVPQRFNI from the exons ATGAACACAGTGGAAGGTTTAGTGAATCAAATCCAGGGACTATCAACCACTGCCTCCGATGTTTTATCGCTGCAAAATTTGCTTAAACAAGCTGATGACTCGCTCCATGCCGAGTCCACTCGGTTGTTTCCTTTTCTCGACCAACTCGACCCTTCCAAGCACTCTCTGGGTTACCTCTATTTCCT GGAGGCATGCACTGCTGGTCCAGTTACAAAAGAGCAAGCTGGTTCATATGTGTTAATGATTGCCAGATTTATTACTTCATGCATTGCTGGGCAAATTCGATTGGCGCCTGATAAGT TTATAACCGTGTGTAAGAGGTTCAAAGACCAAGTTCTTTTGCTCGAGGAGCCCTTGCGTGGGGTGGCTCCAATGCTGACTGCTATTCGGAAGCTTCAGTCATCTTCCGAACATTTGACTGCTTTACACCCGGAGTTTCTCTTGCTTTGTTTGCTGTCAAGGTGCTATAAAGCTGGTCTTTCCATTCTGGAAGAAGATGTTTTCGAGGTTGATCAACCAAGAGACCTTTTCCTTTTTTGCTATTACGG GGGAATGATAAGCATTGGACAAAAGTGGTTCCAGAAAGCATTGGAGCTTCTACACAAT GTTGTGACCGCTCCAATGTCTACCGTTAATGCTATAGCTGTCGAGGCTTTTAAAAAGTACATATTGGTCTCCCTTATTCACCATGGACAG TCCCCTGCCAATCTCCCTAAGTATGCTTCTTCAGTTGCGCAGAGAAATTTGAAGAACTTATGCCAG CCATATATCGAACTGGCAAATAGTTATAGCAACGGCAAAATTGCAGACATAGAGACCTATGTAGAGGCAAACAAGGATAAATTCGAAAGC GACAACAATCTAGGCTTGGTGAAGCAAGCTGTATCGTCTATGTATAAACGAAATATCCAGAGGTTGACACAGACATATTTAACTCTCTCACTTCAAGATATTGCTAATAGAGTGCAACTGAATAGCCCTAAGGAAGCGGAAATGCATGTTCTTCAAATG ATTAAAGATGGTGAGATATATGCAACGATCAACCAAAAGGACGGGATGGTTCGATTCCTAGAAGATCCCGAACAATATAAGACCTGCGAAATGATTGAGCATATTGACTCATCAATCCAAAG GTTGATGACCCTGTCTAAGAAGCTGAATGGTGTGGATGAACTAATGTCATGTGATCCATTGTATCTCCTTAAG GCCGGGAGAGAGCGACAGAGGTTCGACTTTGACGACTTCGACAACGTTCCTCAAAGGTTTAACATATGA